One window from the genome of Carassius auratus strain Wakin unplaced genomic scaffold, ASM336829v1 scaf_tig00041928, whole genome shotgun sequence encodes:
- the LOC113085596 gene encoding interphotoreceptor matrix proteoglycan 1-like isoform X1, translating into MEINSSTLGCEISRFGLSFLSNEQLYIQKDIIYCNMPLKTGLFLILFLFTLQATRIKELTADDLILRIRNVKYRHFLETPQPTKQLLDGRDSLSLDAHRAKRSALFSTGVKVCPQESMEEVITSHKAYYKLRVCQEAVWEAFQIFLDRVPDTMEYQQWVDACQRDSLCMEDLARNFSSTQEHLDMVASKVNAQDEQERALTPAPGEKCSKSPLELFIMDSDSETGAPDVVPQKLVEHTVEFSVTIVDPVYSALLRDPDSPQREDFTRNLHEKMLHVFDKLPGFKEIQELGFRTEGVAASYAVVFETDGTQAISDTDSTDKYGIEGVLKGMVVKALSEDTSLPVDVLSLTFEPDSSTAGKQESMRSSTEISKESIFLPGEISTQSTKANSEDTIAPCGSMGISFGDLGPDRTQTNSGEGTERSDIQKLDVISSHVPTQPVATELINRSHLEGSKTASLTTEVTSATEGLQGTTTVDYQSKWSEVKEDVGNEIVATAAPLELESFEVAKASTSTQPEIDFDITPAATPAEATSSILTSPTPTEPAKDVIFHEDDTIGPSEPLETSTEGPVESPTSIDLSDHVESVSATVDTLHRKVSPLGLTTPEPILPAALPSKLTPTEDLISHLTSDSFLDEEGQTVWTVSPPPHEDSTDIDRETQDVEQSDEEDDTLDPGSGFPSEVDENPQSSAHPLGYVTTSSVTASNHAKELVVFFSLRVTNMMFSEDLFNKSSPEYKSLENTFLELRQFSEPSDSPNPETSSQVTEREQKTLASIPLLPYLQSNLTGFKELEILNFKNGSVVVNSKMTLNKPLPDNVTETVQCVLEDFCKAESKRLDLEINSQSVDVEQADHADPCKFMGCNEFSRCVVNTLTSEPECLCDPGYSTVDGKPCTSICDLQPEHCLNGGLCEIIPGHGAACRCPLGKFWHYHGERCNELVSVPIDPLLFVACLVGSLSVVCAVISILIFINKKCIRTRKTIRLVRSQPAFPFGNTMRVNPVFENDDGVLTHVSSMLCPMSSDSASSQHSGQGTFRSLESLRLSIEIPRQLCTRRSEKFMSEMVDFHQCIPHNETCRRSSRSSCCFLRSPDSDSFEVTIL; encoded by the exons ATGGAAATTAACTCTTCCACCCTCGGATGTGAGATAAGTCGATTCGGACTTTCTTTTCTTTCCAATGAGCAACTTTACATCCAAAAGGACATAATCTACTGCAACATGCCATTGAAAACAGGATTATTCCTCATTCTGTTCTTGTTTACCCTCCAAGCCACAAGAATCAAAG AACTCACTGCTGATGACTTGATTCTAAGGATCAGAAATGTGAAGTACAGGCACTTCCTGGAGACTCCACAGCCAACCAAACAGCTGCTAGATGGCAGAGATTCACTTTCTCTGGATGCACATCGAGCTAAGAGATCAGCATTGTTTAGTACGGGGGTGAAAGTCTGTCCCCAGGAGAGCATGGAGGAGGTCATCACCAGCCATAAAGCGTACTACAAACTAAGAG TTTGTCAAGAAGCTGTGTGGGAGGCCTTCCAGATCTTTCTTGACAGAGTTCCTGACACCATGGAGTACCAGCAGTGGGTGGACGCCTGTCAGAGAGACTCGCTTTGCATGGAGGATCTGGCCCGGAATTTTAGTAGCACACAGGAGCATCTTGACATGGTAGCCAGT AAAGTGAATGCTCAAGATGAGCAGGAGAG gGCTCTCACACCAGCACCAGGCGAGAAAT GTTCAAAGAGTCCTCTAGAGCTTTTCATTATGGATTCTGACAGC GAAACCGGGGCACCAGATGTTGTCCCTCAGAAGCTGGTGGAGCACACTGTGGAGTTCAGTGTGACTATAGTAGACCCCGTCTACAGCGCACTACTGAGGGATCCAGACAGCCCGCAACGGGAAGACTTCACTCGCAATCTTCATGAGAAG ATGCTGCATGTGTTTGACAAACTTCCTGGGTTTAAAGAGATTCAGGAGCTGGGATTTCG CACTGAAGGTGTTGCAGCAAGCTATGCTGTAGTGTTTGAGACTGACGGGACACAGGCCATAAGTGACACAGACTCCACTGATAAATATGGCATAGAGGGAGTCCTAAAGGGCATGGTGGTCAAGGCGCTAAGTGAGGACACATCACTTCCTGTGGACGTGCTTTCCCTTACTTTCGAACCAG ACTCTTCAACAGCAGGCAAGCAGGAGAGCATGAGATCCAGTACTGAAATCAGCAAAGAATCTATTTTTTTACCTGGGGAAATAAGTACACAGTCCACAAAAGCCAACTCGGAGGACACTATAGCACCTTGTGGAAGTATGGGCATCTCTTTTGGAGATCTGGGCCCTGATAGGACTCAAACCAATTCGGGTGAGGGGACAGAAAGGAGTGATATACAGAAATTAGATGTTATTTCATCTCACGTTCCCACACAACCAGTAGCCACAGAGCTTATTAACAGATCCCATCTTGAGGGTTCAAAGACGGCGAGTCTAACCACTGAAGTCACTTCAGCGACCGAAG GTTTGCAAGGAACCACTACAGTGGATTACCAATCAAAGTGGTCGGaagtaaaagaggatgtgggaaATGAAATTGTTGCCACAGCTGCACCACTGGAATTAGAGTCTTTTGAAGTAGCAAAAGCATCTACTTCAACTCAACCTGAAATAGATTTTGATATAACACCAGCGGCGACTCCTGCAGAGGCAACATCATCAATCCTGACCTCCCCAACCCCTACTGAGCCGGCTAAAGATGTTATATTTCATGAAGATGACACAATTGGCCCCTCCGAACCTTTAGAGACCTCTACTGAAGGTCCAGTTGAGTCGCCCACTTCAATTGACCTCAGTGACCATGTAGAATCTGTCAGTGCCACAGTAGACACACTCCATCGAAAGGTTTCTCCACTTGGACTTACCACTCCAGAACCAATTCTTCCGGCAGCACTTCCCTCTAAACTAACGCCCACAGAAGACCTCATTTCACACCTGACCTCAGACAGTTTCCTGGATGAAGAGGGACAGACTGTGTGGACGGTTTCACCTCCCCCACATGAAGATAGTACAGATATTGATAGAGAAACACAAGATGTTGAACAGTCCGATGAGGAGGATGACACTCTAGATCCTGGGAGTGGATTCCCTTCAGAGGTCGACGAGAATCCACAGTCCTCAGCTCATCCTCTAGGTTATGTTACCACTTCTTCAGTGACGGCTTCTAACCATGCCAAAGAGTTAGTAGTGTTTTTTAGTTTACGTGTGACTAATATGATGTTTTCGGAGGATCTTTTCAACAAGAGTTCCCCTGAGTACAAATCACTGGAGAACACGTTTCTTGAATTG aGACAATTCTCTGAACCAAGTGACTCACCAAACCCTGAGACTTCTAGTCAagtgacagagagagaacagaagACATTAGCCTCAATACCG CTCCTGCCATATCTGCAGTCCAACCTGACTGGATTTAAGGAGCTGGAGATTCTGAACTTCAAGAACGGCAGTGTGGTGGTAAACAGCAAGATGACATTAAACAAACCGCTTCCAGACAATGTTACAGAGACTGTGCAGTGTGTGCTTGAGGACTTCTGCAAGGCTGAGTCCAAGAGACTGGACTTGGAAATCAACTCCCAATCAGTGGATGTGGAACAAG CTGACCACGCAGATCCATGTAAGTTTATGGGGTGTAATGAGTTCTCCCGCTGCGTGGTGAACACGTTAACCTCGGAGCCCGAGTGTCTGTGTGACCCGGGCTACAGCACGGTGGACGGCAAACCTTGCACCAGCATCTGTGACCTACAGCCTGAACACTGCCTGAACGGAGGACTGTGTGAGATCATACCAGGACACGGAGCGGCCTGCAG ATGTCCTTTAGGTAAATTCTGGCACTACCATGGAGAACGCTGCAATGAACTGGTGTCTGTGCCAATTGACCCTCTCCTTTTCGTAGCCTGCCTGGTGGGAAGCCTCTCAGTGGTTTGTGCTGTGATAAGCATCTTGATTTTCATTAACAAGAAATGCATACGGACCAGAAAGACCATAAGACTTGT GCGTTCACAACCTGCATTCCCATTTGGTAATACTATGAGAGTAAATCCAGTTTTTGAGAATGACGATGGGGTCTTAACACATGTGTCAAGCATGCTCTGTCCCATGAGCTCTGACTCAGCCTCCTCACAACACTCAGGCCAAGGCACTTTTCGATCACTTGAAAGTTTACGGCTTAGTATTGAG ATCCCCAGACAGCTCTGCACCAGAAGATCAGAAAAGTTCATGTCAGAAATGGTTGACTTCCATCAGTGTATTCCACATAACGAG ACGTGTCGGAGGTCCAGCAGGTCTTCTTGCTGTTTTTTGAGGAGTCCTGATAGTGACAGCTTTGAAGTGACTATTCTATGA
- the LOC113085596 gene encoding interphotoreceptor matrix proteoglycan 1-like isoform X2: MEEVITSHKAYYKLRVCQEAVWEAFQIFLDRVPDTMEYQQWVDACQRDSLCMEDLARNFSSTQEHLDMVASKVNAQDEQERALTPAPGEKCSKSPLELFIMDSDSETGAPDVVPQKLVEHTVEFSVTIVDPVYSALLRDPDSPQREDFTRNLHEKMLHVFDKLPGFKEIQELGFRTEGVAASYAVVFETDGTQAISDTDSTDKYGIEGVLKGMVVKALSEDTSLPVDVLSLTFEPDSSTAGKQESMRSSTEISKESIFLPGEISTQSTKANSEDTIAPCGSMGISFGDLGPDRTQTNSGEGTERSDIQKLDVISSHVPTQPVATELINRSHLEGSKTASLTTEVTSATEGLQGTTTVDYQSKWSEVKEDVGNEIVATAAPLELESFEVAKASTSTQPEIDFDITPAATPAEATSSILTSPTPTEPAKDVIFHEDDTIGPSEPLETSTEGPVESPTSIDLSDHVESVSATVDTLHRKVSPLGLTTPEPILPAALPSKLTPTEDLISHLTSDSFLDEEGQTVWTVSPPPHEDSTDIDRETQDVEQSDEEDDTLDPGSGFPSEVDENPQSSAHPLGYVTTSSVTASNHAKELVVFFSLRVTNMMFSEDLFNKSSPEYKSLENTFLELRQFSEPSDSPNPETSSQVTEREQKTLASIPLLPYLQSNLTGFKELEILNFKNGSVVVNSKMTLNKPLPDNVTETVQCVLEDFCKAESKRLDLEINSQSVDVEQADHADPCKFMGCNEFSRCVVNTLTSEPECLCDPGYSTVDGKPCTSICDLQPEHCLNGGLCEIIPGHGAACRCPLGKFWHYHGERCNELVSVPIDPLLFVACLVGSLSVVCAVISILIFINKKCIRTRKTIRLVSPDSSAPEDQKSSCQKWLTSISVFHITRRVGGPAGLLAVF; this comes from the exons ATGGAGGAGGTCATCACCAGCCATAAAGCGTACTACAAACTAAGAG TTTGTCAAGAAGCTGTGTGGGAGGCCTTCCAGATCTTTCTTGACAGAGTTCCTGACACCATGGAGTACCAGCAGTGGGTGGACGCCTGTCAGAGAGACTCGCTTTGCATGGAGGATCTGGCCCGGAATTTTAGTAGCACACAGGAGCATCTTGACATGGTAGCCAGT AAAGTGAATGCTCAAGATGAGCAGGAGAG gGCTCTCACACCAGCACCAGGCGAGAAAT GTTCAAAGAGTCCTCTAGAGCTTTTCATTATGGATTCTGACAGC GAAACCGGGGCACCAGATGTTGTCCCTCAGAAGCTGGTGGAGCACACTGTGGAGTTCAGTGTGACTATAGTAGACCCCGTCTACAGCGCACTACTGAGGGATCCAGACAGCCCGCAACGGGAAGACTTCACTCGCAATCTTCATGAGAAG ATGCTGCATGTGTTTGACAAACTTCCTGGGTTTAAAGAGATTCAGGAGCTGGGATTTCG CACTGAAGGTGTTGCAGCAAGCTATGCTGTAGTGTTTGAGACTGACGGGACACAGGCCATAAGTGACACAGACTCCACTGATAAATATGGCATAGAGGGAGTCCTAAAGGGCATGGTGGTCAAGGCGCTAAGTGAGGACACATCACTTCCTGTGGACGTGCTTTCCCTTACTTTCGAACCAG ACTCTTCAACAGCAGGCAAGCAGGAGAGCATGAGATCCAGTACTGAAATCAGCAAAGAATCTATTTTTTTACCTGGGGAAATAAGTACACAGTCCACAAAAGCCAACTCGGAGGACACTATAGCACCTTGTGGAAGTATGGGCATCTCTTTTGGAGATCTGGGCCCTGATAGGACTCAAACCAATTCGGGTGAGGGGACAGAAAGGAGTGATATACAGAAATTAGATGTTATTTCATCTCACGTTCCCACACAACCAGTAGCCACAGAGCTTATTAACAGATCCCATCTTGAGGGTTCAAAGACGGCGAGTCTAACCACTGAAGTCACTTCAGCGACCGAAG GTTTGCAAGGAACCACTACAGTGGATTACCAATCAAAGTGGTCGGaagtaaaagaggatgtgggaaATGAAATTGTTGCCACAGCTGCACCACTGGAATTAGAGTCTTTTGAAGTAGCAAAAGCATCTACTTCAACTCAACCTGAAATAGATTTTGATATAACACCAGCGGCGACTCCTGCAGAGGCAACATCATCAATCCTGACCTCCCCAACCCCTACTGAGCCGGCTAAAGATGTTATATTTCATGAAGATGACACAATTGGCCCCTCCGAACCTTTAGAGACCTCTACTGAAGGTCCAGTTGAGTCGCCCACTTCAATTGACCTCAGTGACCATGTAGAATCTGTCAGTGCCACAGTAGACACACTCCATCGAAAGGTTTCTCCACTTGGACTTACCACTCCAGAACCAATTCTTCCGGCAGCACTTCCCTCTAAACTAACGCCCACAGAAGACCTCATTTCACACCTGACCTCAGACAGTTTCCTGGATGAAGAGGGACAGACTGTGTGGACGGTTTCACCTCCCCCACATGAAGATAGTACAGATATTGATAGAGAAACACAAGATGTTGAACAGTCCGATGAGGAGGATGACACTCTAGATCCTGGGAGTGGATTCCCTTCAGAGGTCGACGAGAATCCACAGTCCTCAGCTCATCCTCTAGGTTATGTTACCACTTCTTCAGTGACGGCTTCTAACCATGCCAAAGAGTTAGTAGTGTTTTTTAGTTTACGTGTGACTAATATGATGTTTTCGGAGGATCTTTTCAACAAGAGTTCCCCTGAGTACAAATCACTGGAGAACACGTTTCTTGAATTG aGACAATTCTCTGAACCAAGTGACTCACCAAACCCTGAGACTTCTAGTCAagtgacagagagagaacagaagACATTAGCCTCAATACCG CTCCTGCCATATCTGCAGTCCAACCTGACTGGATTTAAGGAGCTGGAGATTCTGAACTTCAAGAACGGCAGTGTGGTGGTAAACAGCAAGATGACATTAAACAAACCGCTTCCAGACAATGTTACAGAGACTGTGCAGTGTGTGCTTGAGGACTTCTGCAAGGCTGAGTCCAAGAGACTGGACTTGGAAATCAACTCCCAATCAGTGGATGTGGAACAAG CTGACCACGCAGATCCATGTAAGTTTATGGGGTGTAATGAGTTCTCCCGCTGCGTGGTGAACACGTTAACCTCGGAGCCCGAGTGTCTGTGTGACCCGGGCTACAGCACGGTGGACGGCAAACCTTGCACCAGCATCTGTGACCTACAGCCTGAACACTGCCTGAACGGAGGACTGTGTGAGATCATACCAGGACACGGAGCGGCCTGCAG ATGTCCTTTAGGTAAATTCTGGCACTACCATGGAGAACGCTGCAATGAACTGGTGTCTGTGCCAATTGACCCTCTCCTTTTCGTAGCCTGCCTGGTGGGAAGCCTCTCAGTGGTTTGTGCTGTGATAAGCATCTTGATTTTCATTAACAAGAAATGCATACGGACCAGAAAGACCATAAGACTTGT ATCCCCAGACAGCTCTGCACCAGAAGATCAGAAAAGTTCATGTCAGAAATGGTTGACTTCCATCAGTGTATTCCACATAACGAG ACGTGTCGGAGGTCCAGCAGGTCTTCTTGCTGTTTTTTGA